The Streptomyces europaeiscabiei genome window below encodes:
- a CDS encoding replication-relaxation family protein: MGADAGRPQKALADGNELPPRLKAGTGAKAVQAGFGPHGVAVTGTILAYTDTVLASGREHLTDWQVEVNHAIKETGPSLNTDAVLAVPTKTSEVRLFELDNGTMSRARLAKEVSDYERCAGHRVWEGAHGTNGRTLPFWQRHRYTRSERFPRLHVVLVDTEKHLLDNRRQALTADVYGIAIAVWVNNLRRLKRPEPRYEIGVDAPDRRRDRYAEPVGR; this comes from the coding sequence ATGGGTGCGGATGCCGGCCGCCCACAGAAGGCTCTGGCCGACGGGAACGAGCTGCCGCCCCGCCTGAAGGCCGGCACCGGCGCGAAGGCGGTTCAGGCCGGGTTCGGACCGCACGGCGTCGCGGTGACGGGCACGATCCTCGCCTACACCGACACGGTCCTCGCAAGCGGCCGTGAGCATCTGACCGACTGGCAGGTGGAGGTGAACCACGCCATCAAGGAGACCGGCCCGAGCCTCAACACCGACGCCGTGCTTGCCGTGCCGACCAAGACCAGCGAGGTGCGCCTCTTCGAGCTTGACAACGGCACCATGTCCCGGGCCCGCCTCGCCAAGGAGGTCTCGGACTACGAGCGCTGCGCCGGGCACCGCGTCTGGGAGGGAGCCCACGGCACCAACGGCCGCACGCTCCCCTTCTGGCAGCGCCACCGCTACACCCGCTCCGAACGCTTCCCGCGGCTGCACGTCGTCCTGGTGGACACAGAGAAGCACCTGCTCGACAACCGCCGCCAGGCGCTCACCGCCGACGTGTACGGCATCGCCATCGCGGTGTGGGTGAACAACCTGCGCCGGCTGAAGCGCCCCGAGCCCCGGTACGAGATCGGCGTCGACGCCCCGGACCGGCGCCGCGACCGCTACGCCGAGCCCGTAGGCCGCTGA